The Panicum hallii strain FIL2 chromosome 5, PHallii_v3.1, whole genome shotgun sequence genome contains the following window.
GGCTGGAGAACCCAAAGGACTCAATGACGGGGAGGTAAGCCTTGATGTTGTAGAGCGGGGTACCCGGCCTCTGCATCTCCTCAAACACATGCCCTCTCTTCTGGTTCAGAACACCGTAGATACCACCAAGTGCATTCTCAGGAGCCTGGATCTCCACAAGGTACACTGGCTCTAGCAGCCTTGGCTTGGCCGTGAGCTGAGAAGCATAAATGACCCTCCTGGCAGTTGGAATGACCTGGCCACCACCCCTGTGAATTGCATCAGCATGAAGAACAACATCACAGACCTCAAAGCAAATGCCACGCATGTTCTCCTCAGCAAGTGCTCCCTCCTTCGAGGCCCACTGGAAACCAGCAACAACGGAATCCTTGATTTCATTGAGGTACTGCACTCCCTTACACATATCAACAACCATGTTCGGGCCAGTGGTCTCAGGTCCAAAGCACCAAATCTTCTTGGCAAGATCCTTGTCCCACCCAAACTCCTCAGAGAGGATCTTGGAGCGCACCTTGGGATCATCACGTGGACCAATGCGTCCCTCATCAATAGCCTCAGCGAGACCCTCTTCCAACGGGCGGGCTTCCATGTAAAGACGGTTATGCTTGTTGGGAGACTTGCTCATGACTGTTCTGCAGGATTTCTCAAGAACAGTTTCACGGAAAGAGACAACAGGAGGGGAAACAATAATTTCAGCACCACCCATGAAGTCTTCCTGCAGATCCTTCAGGCAGATCTCAAGGTGAAGCTCACCAGCTCCAGCAATAATATGCTCACCAGATTCTTCAATGGTACAGAGGACCATAGGATCAGACTTTGCCAGACGCTTCAAACCTTCAACTAGCTTGGGTAGGTCAGAGGCAACCTTGCACTGAACAGCAACACGCACAACAGGGGAGACAGAGAACTTCATTGCTCTGATTGGGCATGCATCAACTTCCTTCTCATTAGTCAGTGTAGCATTCTTCGTGATGAACTGATCCAGACCGACCATAGCAACAGTGTTACCACAGGGAACATCCTCAACTGACTCTTGTTTCTTTCCCATCCAAATAACAGTACGCTGGACACTCTTGACATACAGATCCTTCTTCTGGCCAGGCACATAGTTGGGACCCATGATACGAACCTTCATACCAGTAGCAACCTTCCCAGAGAAGACACGACCAAAGGCAAAGAACCGCCCCTTGTCAGATGCTGGAATCATCTTTGAAACATACAGCATGAGAGGACCCTCCGGATCACAGTTCCTGATGGCAGTAGCATAGATATCATCAAGGGGTCCCTCATACAGGTTCTCCACACGATACTTCTGTGCCTTTGCTGGGGAAGGAAGGTGGAATATCATCATCTCAAGAAGTGCGGTACTAGCTGGAAGCCAGGTTTGCATAACACGCTTCATCAAAGCCTTGCCAACCAATTCCTTCTCATCAGCCTTCATGGTAACATTAAGCTTTTGAAGCATGGGCCACAACTTATCCTTCTGGTCATTCATGCAGGTGTTGATGATTTGCTTGATGGGCTCATAGCAGAACTGAACGAATCCTCTCTTGCAGGTAGCAGAGCCTGTGTTCTTGGTGGTCCACTTCTTCGTGGCTGGGTCAAAGAAGTTCTCACCCCAGAGCCTCTCCATCATCTTAGTTTCATCAACTCCAAACTTGGATGCATACATCTTGGCAAAGTTGGTGAGGGTGAAGGCCCAGCCGTGCAGACCAGCAGAGAAAGCAACAGTTCCCTTCTCCGGGTAGACTTGGACATCACCAAGGAGCTTATCTTCATATGTTGCCATAATGACATTGGCATTCTCAATGACACGGGAAAAAGTCTGGTAGGCTTCCTCACCCTCAACCTGAAGCTCAAGGAAGCACCTGTCCATCTTGTTCACAGTAAGAACTGGCCTAATCCTCTCACCAAGAGCCTGGCGGAGCACAGTCTCAGTTTGCACACAGACACCTTCAATACAGTCAACCACCACTAGAGCACCATCGGTGATACGCAGGGCAGCTGTGACTTCCGAAGAAAAATCGACATGCCCAGGTGAGTCGATAAGGTTGATCAAGTACTGGTTACCATCTCTCTCACCCTTGTAATTCTTCAGTGACTCCGGAGTCATCTCATAGTAAAGAGAGATACCGGTGGATTTGATTGTAATACCACGCTCTGCTTCATCTGCGCGAGTATCAGTCATGCGAACATCACCAGCAACTTCCTGGGCAATAATCCCAGCAGCTGCCACAAGGGAGTCTGTAAGGGTAGACTTGCCTGCAAAGAATTAAATGACATGTAAGAACACAGTGGAACTTCAAAATCAAACTCAATATGCATCATAGAATAGTACAGCATTAAGGATAGATAACCTATCACAAATTAACAAAGACAGCAGTACATTATAATATAAAACACATCGTTAACAGATACTATATAGACCAAAATAATTAAAAGAATCAATAAGCCTATTTCCTACATGGTATGATTATCTGAGCACATAATTAACTAGGCATGAAATAGATAATACAGCAGGAATCACATCAACCGTGAAGCACAATACAGACCATAAATATTTAAAATGAAACAAGTGCTAAACCAAAAGGCTTGAATACGTCAGACAACACATTTGTATGGCATCTAATAAAACACAGTTCTTAACATACCGTGGTCCACATGAGCAATAACAGACATATTACGGATGTTGTTCTTTTTATCCATGATGGCACGGAGCTCCTCCGCCGTGAACTTCACCATCTTGACTTCTTTTGAAGATCGCaccacaaatatatattttCCTGCTGTTCAAAGGTCCAGGAAAAAAGTAAGAATCCAACTAAAACATGAGCAAAAAACTAAACCAGAATCTTTGAAAGTAAAAGAATGACTGAAGTAATAAGCACTGTAATTGTCAGGATAATAAGAGACGCATATATTGATTAATTGCAGTATGTGAAAAATGATTGGGATTCAATCCAGAATGTAATTAAAAATGTTTTAACTTACTTTATCAGGCTAAACTATTCTAAAGTTTACAGACACAAATGGGACGGTATTCACATAAAAGTTAGAAGAAATAAACAGAAAATTATCTGAAGTGAACACAGGGTGCATTCTCATTAAAACTAATATTTAATTGAACACGGTGCATCCAGTCATTAATCAATTGGATTGTATTCACAGAAAAGCTAAGGAAAAAATAAACAGAAAATTATCTGATCAGAACACAGGGTGCATCCTCATTAAACTAATATTTAATTTAACACAGGGTGCATCCAGTCAATGATCAAACAATAGGAAGTTTTTTCATTGCCTCTGGTTCAACATGATTACACAGCATACTACACATACTGGAAGCTGCAGTGAGCTACTAGGAGTGGACCAGATAGGCGACCAGAcgggaggaggggggggggggggggggtgaatgggAGCCTCAAATTCGATTTGAAAAACTTAAGAGAAAAGTCCCGATTACACCCAACGCACCTCGGACGAAGAGTATCAGTACCGCATAGCTCAGAACGACTATCAGCACTAGGAATACTCTTGACTCACAATCGGAAGCTCGATCGAGAAAAGTCCAAACAAAATCTCACAAGTTCAACCACGCAGATGATCCGATACCTAAAGCACCCAAACTGCCTCAAACAGTGAGTATCAGTATTGCATAGCATAGGACGGCTATCAGCACTAAGAGTATTCACTCACCGGAGCCAAAACACACTCTCAGAAGCAAAGCGGTGAAAAATCTCACAAACACGCACACACGCGCAACCGAACGGAAGTTAATCAGAGAGAAAACATCGGAAGCTCAACTCGTCAAGAACTTGACAAGACCGAGTTAGTGCATAGATAAAACAAACACTAATAGTGATAGAATTAAAACTAATTAGCAAGAGCACTAAACAACTAGTTTGTGTTTTGCTTTTTCAGGATATAACTAAGCAGAAAATTAAATAACCTAGAGCGAGCAAATAAATCTAGTGAGGGGACAAACAAACTACATCTAGAAAACAACCCTAGAACAAGAGTTAACTACACATCTGCAACCTAAAACAAATCTAGCAAAATCAGTAAAAAAGAAAAACTAGTTAGGCAATTCATCAAACAGCTGCTGTGCGTTAAACAAGCATCCTGAACTGCTACCTCTACTGTCGCCCGGGGTCACTGGAATTTGCATATCAACTAAAACAATCAAATTGCTGCTTCTGCCGAAACACCCCCCACCGCTGCTCACCTCCCTGCTGCTTGCTGCCTCTACACACAAAGGCCAAGGTGCTAGCGCTGCAGGCTGCCTGTTCTCCTTGCACGCTGCATAGTAGCCACTGCTACAAGCTCCCCAGCGCTTGGTGCGCTCCCCCTGGTGCCTGCGCAGATACAAAACAAGAACGGGAATCCAAACTACAGCGAGAAAAACAACACGAATTGAATCGATTCAAAAGCCCGGAGGGCACTAGGAGGGTGTTGttagtcaaaacccaccggcgagcagagacaggcaacacgaggagccaggagggttccgggactgctggtgggtcccggtccctcggtcaacggcctagaagtccggcacacgccctggcttggtgaagtgctaggcgtgccacctgacctatacctgatcaggaaggtgtagaagtcgttattgaaaggaccaacactaggcctagagggggggtgaataggccttgttCGAATTTTTCTAAAAATCTTTGCAGAAAATCGTCaggggccggatgatccggcactaggtcggatcttccggtggtcggatgatccggcctaagGTCTTATCTTCTTGCCGGGAGAAAGTAACCAACcactaaattcaaaatatacttAAAATTTGACAATTCCCTTCGAATACAAAGTTGGTAAAAGGTATTACAAATCCTATGCAGGTATCCAAAGTGAGAGATCTACACCTATCTAGTAGATCGAGTCAAAACAAGCTCAAGAACGATATGAACAACAATAAGTAAATggagacacaagatttaatccgaagttcactccacaaaggagctacgtctccgttgagatgctcacaaagagccgggctgtcactacccccaagtctctcacaatcaaccacaaaggaggattgagtcacttactattgatctcacaaagagatgggtaatacaaacttccgggagctcaaaccacaaaggaatgggagcttcccggcacctctaaccgtctaggagcaatgctccaagagtaacaaatgcaaATCGACGAATCgaggatgcttcaagtgcttcttGAGATAAACAAGTGAAAGCCCACGAAGTGCTCTCTTCCCACACCCCAAATCTCACTTCCTCTCAATCCCTAGGTGAATCTTTGCAAGAATCAAGCTTTTGGATGGAGGAGAGAGTGAAAATCAATGCTGTGTAGGGGTGTTAGGTCGTGGGGAAGAGCAGCCATGAATGAGAGGGGtgagagggtataaataccccaccctcCTCAAGTGACCGCTATGTGTAAACTGAgggtaccggatcatccggcctatagccggatcatccgacccagcacTCACTTTAAGCATGAAAAGGTCTCCAAAATTcccagggccggatcatccggccaaggggtcggatcatccgacccggGGCAGTGAGGAGAAGCCAGccaggccggatcatccggcctgagGCAGAGGGTTTTGGCTggcaggccggatcatccggcctagggccggatcatccgacccagatgAATTTGGGAGAAAGGTTATCTCAAAGAAAGTATTCCATCTCAAATTGAAGCACTTTGACAACCTAGATCAATCGACAACATCCCCCTTTATAGTACGgtggtcctatactcaaattcaaaatgaaaatttgaattaaataactagtgaactccaccaccatacatatttaaattggggaccttcttttcatcttcttcttaaatttttttttattcctgcacacaacttcatcaaggcatcatatcccaaattgtgattgtcaagaatcaccaaaatcaattaggggcctagatgcactttcaatctccccctttttggtgattgatgacaatacCAATTTGGGCTCACAAGGGAGGAATAAAATCCTTGAATTGTAACCAACAAAAATGAagagctccccctaaatatgTGCATATACAACTCGAAGTGGTCTCAAATACCAATGCACATATTTTAGATGAACTCCCCCTAATACTTTGCATAGAAGTGCTCAAGTGTGATGAATATAACCGTGATGCATATGATAAGATATCCAAAACAAAAAGTGACAAATAACATTACATCATCCATACGCATCAAGCTAATAAAAAAGCTCATCATCACACTAGCAAATAAGTCTTACAAATTATCAAATAAAAGTTCAACGATCACCAGTCATAACACAAATGCATAGTTCTTACATGTCCAATGTCCAAAGAGAGTTTGATAAGACATAAATAAAGATATAATGATGATGACACCCAAATatcactccccctttggcagCAAGCACCAAAAAGGAAGCTGATCAACATCTCACTCGGACTCGGTCTCGTCATCGccgccttcttcctcttcctcttcttcttcctcctcatcacTCTGGGCTTGACCCCCTTGGGAAGGCATCTCTTGTCCTCCATAATCAAGCTCAACATCATCACCAAACTGATATTCTTGAGGCACATAATCATCCCAAGGATTATAGATGGGTggtggagaaggaaagtatCGTGGCTCACGAACGGGAGAGTGAGGAATATCTACTTTGGCCATTAACTGCTTTGGCCTCCTTTCCATCTTGAGGAGTTCCTCATCCATATATCGCCTATGTTCTCGCATTTCTTGTGCATTTTGGTGACACATATTAAGGCAAGCAAAAATCCCTTGAGCAATGAAGGATAACTTGCCTTGCTTTGACTTGGAAGCCTTGCGCCTGCGAGAGGTAGATGGTCCTGCAGGAGAAGAAGGAGCAGCCCGTGAAGATGATGCACCGGGGGTGAAGTTCGAAGTATAGGCACCCGGAAAGGGTCCAGAAGCAGGAATCCCCGTGCTATGACTGGCAATGTGAAGTGTCTGCTCAATCTTTCCCTTGTTGGACCGATAGGCCATGTGAGTGATGTTGGGCACAATATTAAGCTGTGTTGCCGCTTTGATCATATGGAAGATATATGGAGCATGATGACATGCACTGGATGGATCAGATGAACAGGCAATAATCTCATCCCAAATGAACTCCATAACAGTGAATTTGGGAC
Protein-coding sequences here:
- the LOC112891565 gene encoding elongation factor 2-like yields the protein MVKFTAEELRAIMDKKNNIRNMSVIAHVDHGKSTLTDSLVAAAGIIAQEVAGDVRMTDTRADEAERGITIKSTGISLYYEMTPESLKNYKGERDGNQYLINLIDSPGHVDFSSEVTAALRITDGALVVVDCIEGVCVQTETVLRQALGERIRPVLTVNKMDRCFLELQVEGEEAYQTFSRVIENANVIMATYEDKLLGDVQVYPEKGTVAFSAGLHGWAFTLTNFAKMYASKFGVDETKMMERLWGENFFDPATKKWTTKNTGSATCKRGFVQFCYEPIKQIINTCMNDQKDKLWPMLQKLNVTMKADEKELVGKALMKRVMQTWLPASTALLEMMIFHLPSPAKAQKYRVENLYEGPLDDIYATAIRNCDPEGPLMLYVSKMIPASDKGRFFAFGRVFSGKVATGMKVRIMGPNYVPGQKKDLYVKSVQRTVIWMGKKQESVEDVPCGNTVAMVGLDQFITKNATLTNEKEVDACPIRAMKFSVSPVVRVAVQCKVASDLPKLVEGLKRLAKSDPMVLCTIEESGEHIIAGAGELHLEICLKDLQEDFMGGAEIIVSPPVVSFRETVLEKSCRTVMSKSPNKHNRLYMEARPLEEGLAEAIDEGRIGPRDDPKVRSKILSEEFGWDKDLAKKIWCFGPETTGPNMVVDMCKGVQYLNEIKDSVVAGFQWASKEGALAEENMRGICFEVCDVVLHADAIHRGGGQVIPTARRVIYASQLTAKPRLLEPVYLVEIQAPENALGGIYGVLNQKRGHVFEEMQRPGTPLYNIKAYLPVIESFGFSSQLRAATSGQAFPQCVFDHWDMMSSDPLEAGSQAAQLVLDIRKRKGLKEQMTPLSEFEDKL